One genomic window of Nicotiana sylvestris chromosome 10, ASM39365v2, whole genome shotgun sequence includes the following:
- the LOC104210708 gene encoding putative late blight resistance protein homolog R1A-10: MENVEKTAASAKLSTRRSFPSNNEEFVGFKEDVKQIIKKLTGGTKERDVISIVGMAGLGKTTLAKKVYHDHDIAGHFDARAFCTISQKYSIRKLLVEIFKQATGEKRDIKEDEDIADVLKKALSGKRYLIVLDDIWNYKAWEDLQLSFPRMLKGSRIMVTTRLQEVATQIKELSDPYFLRFLDEKESWELLQKKVFQCESCPLELQEAGFEVAKNCKGLPLVIVLNAGIIARKGRQVSVWQDFAKDLSSHGLEEQSMKAVQSSYDHLGDHLKHCLLYIGYFPEDYNIPVSDLLKLWIAEEFVQNIDTENLEKASKDYLNDLVNRSLLMVSKRRSNGDIKYCMVHDLVREFCLSTLKDEEFKQYIFPCNSSQSSNPKDPRLCMYIHDKLVNQLELHGYSLDEIPVVESEEKEYLEFIAHPRFYASRCLDLFSLLVYLRFIRVLHLLDINLESAWEFQSSPASKLEKLTHLKYLAIFVKKFDFKWVSHMSDLQTLRVHSHQRIKTSPDIWKMTKLRHVDISEFSFIWDDSEQDESSHTVLGNLKTFGKCRISVADMNRKFWWRFPNLEELKLSIVNFHDMPNHSLFPTPEIHSQLQSLELSFPIGFSKSIGWFKSVFPLNLKVLFLAGILLTEEIVSSIAALQKLETLKLFFIHFTDNNPQWDVTNHEFKALKYLKLEQVDMNQWESSEISFPELEKLVIKDCEQLEEIPSSVADIETLRLIKMINCSASAGDSARSIKKDVEDTQGYERLQVLIPKNY; this comes from the coding sequence ATATTGCTGGTCACTTTGATGCTCGAGCATTTTGTACTATTTCACAAAAATATAGCATCAGGAAGTTATTGGTTGAGATTTTTAAACAAGCCACAGGTGAAAAGCGTGACATCAAAGAGGATGAGGACATCGCTGATGTGTTGAAGAAGGCACTGTCTGGAAAGCGATACCTCATTGTATTGGATGATATATGGAACTACAAGGCATGGGAAGATCTGCAATTATCTTTCCCTAGAATGTTAAAAGGAAGTAGAATAATGGTAACAACTCGCCTTCAAGAGGTTGCTACACAGATTAAGGAGCTCAGTGATCCTTATTTTCTTCGGTTCCTAGATGAGAAAGAGAGTTGGGAATTATTGCAAAAGAAGGTATTTCAATGCGAGAGCTGCCCCTTGGAGCTACAGGAAGCAGGATTTGAAGTTGCCAAAAACTGTAAGGGACTGCCtcttgtgattgttttgaatgcAGGAATTATCGCACGAAAGGGAAGGCAAGTCTCTGTGTGGCAAGACTTTGCAAAGGATTTAAGTTCTCATGGTTTAGAAGAGCAGAGTATGAAGGCAGTTCAATCAAGTTATGACCATTTAGGGGATCATCTAAAACATTGCCTTCTTTACATCGGATACTTTCCGGAAGACTATAACATTCCAGTGTCTGATTTGTTGAAATTGTGGATAGCTGAAGAGTTTGTACAGAACATTGACACAGAGAACTTAGAGAAAGCGTCTAAGGATTACTTGAATGATCTTGTCAATAGAAGCCTTCTAATGGTTTCTAAAAGGAGATCTAATGGTGACATAAAATACTGCATGGTTCATGATCTAGTGCGTGAGTTTTGCTTAAGTACACTTAAAGACGAAGAGTTTAAGCAGTACATTTTTCCATGCAACTCATCCCAATCTTCAAATCCGAAGGATCCTCGGTTATGCATGTATATCCATGACAAGCTTGTTAATCAATTGGAGTTGCATGGATATTCACTGGATGAGATTCCAGTGGTCGAATCCGAAGAAAAGGAGTATCTGGAGTTCATCGCTCATCCACGATTCTATGCATCAAGATGTTTGGATCTCTTCTCTTTACTTGTTTACTTGAGGTTTATTAGGGTGTTGCATTTATTGGATATCAATCTGGAAAGTGCTTGGGAATTTCAAAGTTCTCCGGCTTCCAAACTGGAAAAACTAACTCACTTGAAATACCTTGCAATTTTTGTCAAAAAGTTTGATTTCAAGTGGGTTTCACACATGAGCGATCTACAAACTTTGCGGGTCCATTCACATCAACGTATAAAGACATCACCAGATATTTGGAAAATGACAAAGCTAAGGCACGTGGATATAAGTGAATTTTCCTTTATCTGGGATGACAGTGAGCAAGACGAATCTTCACACACTGTGTTAGGGAACTTAAAGACTTTTGGCAAGTGTCGTATATCTGTAGCTGATATGAATCGGAAGTTCTGGTGGAGGTTTCCAAATCTTGAAGAACTCAAGCTCTCCATTGTTAATTTTCATGATATGCCAAATCATTCTCTGTTTCCTACACCGGAAATTCATAGCCAGCTTCAATCTCTTGAATTAAGTTTCCCCATTGGATTCTCCAAATCAATTGGATGGTTTAAATCAGTCTTTCCTTTGAATCTTAAGGTTTTATTCCTTGCCGGCATCTTACTGACAGAAGAAATAGTTTCAAGTATTGCAGCACTACAAAAACTTGAGACTCTCAAATTATTTTTTATCCATTTTACTGATAATAATCCGCAATGGGATGTCACAAATCACGAGTTCAAAGCACTGAAATACTTGAAATTAGAGCAAGTGGATATGAATCAATGGGAATCCTCAGAGATATCTTTTCCCGAGCTTGAGAAACTAGTCATAAAAGATTGTGAACAGCTCGAGGAGATTCCTTCTAGCGTTGCGGATATTGAAACGCTACGATTGATTAAAATGATCAACTGTAGTGCGTCAGCTGGGGATTCAGCTCGGAGCATTAAAAAAGATGTAGAAGATACCCAAGGATATGAGAGACTCCAAGTTCTTATCCCGAAGAATTACTAA